A section of the Callithrix jacchus isolate 240 chromosome 14, calJac240_pri, whole genome shotgun sequence genome encodes:
- the LOC103787919 gene encoding thymosin beta-4-like: MSDKPDMAEIEKFDKSKLKKKETQEKNPLPSKEAIEQEKKAGESE; the protein is encoded by the coding sequence ATGTCTGACAAACCCGATATGGCTGAGATCGAGAAATTCGATAAGTCGaaactgaagaagaaagaaacgcAAGAGAAAAATCCACTGCCTTCCAAAGAAGCGATTGAACAGGAGAAGAAAGCAGGCGAATCGGAATGA